A portion of the Oxynema aestuarii AP17 genome contains these proteins:
- a CDS encoding sulfite oxidase-like oxidoreductase, translating to MLGKFFKKPGPELGDRVPPGQHLTNGFPVLTYGDTPQLSADEWEFKVWGLATPKTFTWEDFMAMPQHEFTADFHCVTRWSKLDVKWTGVKVTDFLQQVEIDPKAVHVMEHCYGGYTTNLPLEDFAREQNFFAHTLFGEPLPAEHGGPMRLVVPHLYAWKSAKWINGLEFLDKEESGFWERNGYHKRGEPWAEERYSNALF from the coding sequence ATGTTGGGCAAATTTTTTAAAAAACCCGGTCCGGAATTGGGCGATCGCGTCCCGCCGGGTCAGCATTTGACCAATGGCTTTCCAGTTTTGACTTACGGCGATACCCCGCAACTGTCCGCCGACGAGTGGGAATTTAAAGTCTGGGGGTTGGCAACGCCGAAAACCTTTACCTGGGAAGACTTTATGGCGATGCCACAACACGAGTTTACCGCCGATTTCCACTGCGTAACGCGCTGGTCCAAACTCGATGTCAAGTGGACCGGGGTTAAAGTCACCGACTTTCTCCAACAAGTCGAAATCGACCCCAAAGCGGTTCACGTCATGGAACATTGCTACGGCGGTTACACCACCAACCTCCCCCTGGAAGATTTTGCCCGCGAACAAAACTTTTTCGCCCATACCCTGTTTGGCGAACCCCTCCCGGCGGAACACGGCGGACCGATGCGTCTGGTGGTTCCCCATCTCTACGCCTGGAAAAGCGCCAAATGGATTAACGGACTCGAATTTCTCGATAAGGAAGAATCGGGATTTTGGGAACGCAACGGCTACCACAAACGGGGCGAACCCTGGGCCGAAGAACGCTACAGCAATGCGTTGTTCTAA
- a CDS encoding aldehyde dehydrogenase: MLTATPVREIIERQRQFFATGRTKSVDFRIEQLKKLKQAILDHEAEIIAAVQADLRKPHLEAYLTEIGSVSKIDYALKQIKSWVKPQKVATGIEQFPASARVYSEPLGVVLIISPWNYPFNLAIEPLIGAIAAGNCAIVKPSEVSANTSRVIAKLFGAVFDPGYISVVEGDAEVSQGLLAEKFDHIFFTGGTAIGQRVMEAAAKQLTPVTLELGGKSPCIVDPQINLETAATRVTWGKFLNAGQTCIAPDYLLVDRRIQADFVAEIQKKLHQFFGPSPQESPDFGRIVSDKHFQRLASLLQDAQIVTGGELDPGDRYIAPTLVENVALDAPLMQEEIFGPILPIIPYDRFDEAIAIVNQRPKPLALYLFSNDKEKQARIVRETSSGGVCLNDTIMHVGVAELPFGGVGPSGIGAYHGKASFDTFSHRKSVLKKSFWLDLDLRYPPYAGKLKLVKKFLGQ; this comes from the coding sequence ATGCTCACTGCTACTCCAGTTCGGGAAATTATTGAAAGACAACGGCAATTTTTTGCGACGGGTCGGACGAAATCGGTTGACTTTCGCATCGAACAACTCAAAAAGCTCAAACAAGCCATTCTCGACCACGAAGCAGAGATTATCGCGGCGGTTCAAGCGGATTTGAGAAAACCGCATTTAGAAGCGTATTTAACCGAAATTGGCAGCGTTAGCAAAATCGATTACGCCCTCAAACAGATTAAATCGTGGGTCAAACCGCAAAAAGTGGCGACGGGAATCGAACAATTTCCCGCTTCGGCGCGGGTTTATTCCGAACCGTTGGGGGTGGTTTTAATAATCAGTCCCTGGAATTATCCGTTTAATTTGGCGATCGAACCCTTAATTGGGGCGATCGCGGCGGGAAATTGCGCGATCGTCAAGCCTTCCGAGGTTTCGGCGAATACGTCCCGTGTGATTGCCAAATTGTTTGGCGCCGTCTTCGATCCGGGCTATATCAGCGTGGTGGAGGGAGATGCGGAGGTCTCTCAGGGGTTACTCGCAGAGAAATTCGACCATATCTTTTTTACCGGAGGAACGGCGATCGGCCAACGGGTGATGGAGGCGGCGGCGAAACAGTTGACTCCGGTCACGTTGGAACTCGGCGGGAAAAGTCCGTGTATTGTCGATCCTCAGATTAATTTGGAAACGGCGGCGACCCGGGTAACCTGGGGTAAGTTTCTCAATGCGGGACAGACTTGCATCGCGCCGGATTACTTACTCGTCGATCGCCGGATCCAGGCGGATTTCGTCGCGGAAATTCAGAAAAAGTTACATCAATTTTTCGGGCCTAGCCCCCAAGAGAGTCCCGATTTTGGACGGATTGTCAGTGACAAGCATTTTCAAAGGCTTGCAAGTTTACTGCAAGATGCTCAAATCGTGACGGGGGGCGAACTCGACCCGGGCGATCGCTACATCGCGCCGACTCTGGTGGAGAACGTCGCCTTAGACGCGCCACTTATGCAAGAGGAGATTTTCGGGCCGATTTTACCGATTATTCCTTACGATCGCTTCGACGAGGCGATCGCGATCGTCAACCAACGTCCGAAACCCCTCGCGTTGTACCTGTTCTCGAACGATAAGGAAAAACAGGCGCGGATTGTCCGAGAAACTTCGTCTGGAGGGGTCTGTCTCAACGACACGATTATGCATGTGGGGGTCGCGGAACTCCCGTTCGGCGGCGTCGGTCCGAGTGGTATCGGCGCCTATCACGGAAAAGCCAGTTTCGATACCTTTTCCCACCGCAAAAGCGTTTTGAAAAAGTCTTTCTGGCTGGATCTCGACCTGCGTTATCCCCCTTATGCCGGGAAGTTGAAACTGGTTAAAAAGTTTTTGGGCCAGTAG
- a CDS encoding TrkH family potassium uptake protein, translating into MTVSRTICLGFLAVISIGTILLMLPISTSDGSWNNFVTALFTSTSAVCVTGLIVVDTGSYYSPVGEFLIALLIQVGGLGYMTATTFLLLLLGRKFKLKEKLAIQQSLDTPGMAGVVGLVRSIIAMTLIFELTGVFLLLLVFVPKHGFDYGLWLSIFHSISAFNNAGFSLFSDSLMGYADSSILILTISFLIIFGGIGYQVIMAMFLWLRDRLTGRSERGLFSLHFKIVTTTTLFLLIVGTLAFFSTEVNNPDTLAPLNFGEKLLGAWFQSVTTRTAGFNSIDIAAMTPAAIFITIPFMFVGASPGSTGGGIKTTTARILVICTKAVLQGREQALCFQRQIPVEMILKAVGVVVGSIGTTIAAIILITLTDPNLPFIEIMFEVVSAFATVGLSMGITASLSTPAKLILVVTMYVGRVGILMLMSALHGDPRPTTIRYPEEDLLVG; encoded by the coding sequence ATGACTGTTTCTCGAACAATTTGTCTTGGATTCTTGGCAGTAATTAGCATCGGCACAATTTTATTGATGCTGCCAATTTCCACTAGCGATGGGTCTTGGAACAATTTCGTAACGGCATTGTTCACCTCGACCTCTGCGGTCTGCGTGACGGGCTTAATTGTGGTCGATACGGGCAGCTATTACTCGCCAGTTGGCGAGTTTTTAATTGCCTTATTAATTCAGGTCGGCGGTTTAGGGTACATGACCGCGACGACGTTTTTACTATTGTTACTGGGTCGAAAATTCAAACTGAAAGAAAAACTCGCTATCCAGCAGTCTTTAGACACGCCGGGAATGGCTGGGGTGGTCGGTTTGGTGCGATCGATTATTGCGATGACCTTAATCTTTGAATTGACGGGTGTTTTCTTACTGTTGTTAGTGTTCGTCCCGAAGCATGGTTTCGATTATGGCTTGTGGCTGTCGATTTTCCACAGTATCAGCGCCTTTAACAATGCTGGGTTTAGTTTATTTTCAGACAGTTTAATGGGCTATGCCGATTCTTCAATTTTAATTTTAACGATTAGTTTCTTGATTATTTTCGGCGGAATCGGCTATCAAGTCATTATGGCGATGTTTCTGTGGTTGCGCGATCGCCTCACCGGGCGATCGGAACGGGGATTATTTTCCCTACATTTCAAAATCGTAACTACGACGACCCTATTTTTATTAATCGTCGGAACTCTCGCATTTTTCAGTACGGAAGTCAACAATCCCGACACCTTAGCGCCGTTAAATTTCGGGGAAAAATTACTCGGGGCGTGGTTCCAATCGGTGACCACGCGAACCGCCGGATTTAACAGTATTGACATCGCTGCGATGACCCCGGCGGCAATTTTTATCACGATTCCGTTCATGTTTGTGGGGGCGTCGCCGGGAAGTACGGGAGGGGGAATTAAAACCACCACGGCGCGGATTTTAGTGATCTGTACGAAAGCCGTTTTACAAGGGCGGGAACAGGCATTATGTTTTCAGCGACAAATCCCGGTGGAAATGATTTTAAAAGCGGTTGGCGTGGTCGTCGGGTCGATTGGAACTACGATCGCCGCCATTATTTTAATCACTCTGACCGATCCGAATTTACCGTTTATCGAAATCATGTTCGAGGTGGTTTCCGCTTTTGCGACGGTCGGATTATCCATGGGAATTACGGCGAGTTTGTCCACCCCTGCCAAACTGATTTTAGTCGTGACGATGTACGTCGGGCGGGTGGGAATTTTAATGTTAATGAGTGCGTTGCATGGCGACCCGCGACCGACGACGATCCGCTATCCGGAGGAAGATCTACTCGTGGGTTAG
- a CDS encoding potassium channel family protein: MNLSSLSFFRSLRSENRQFAVIGLGRFGRAVCLTLHGLGYEVLAVDSDEKKVNQALNDQIASHAVQLDTTEPNSLEEAGLTEFDTVIVAIGNYLAQSIITTLNLKEAGVKHVVAKASSETHMKLLNKVGADHVVFPEREMGCALARSLTKPSILDRFELDTDHSIVEVLVPEHFDGKTISELELRKRYGLTVLAVGLENKFEINPPPTMRLHKGTAMVVIGANKEIDRLAS, from the coding sequence GTGAATCTATCGTCTTTGAGTTTCTTTCGCAGTTTGCGTTCGGAGAACCGCCAATTTGCCGTAATTGGCTTGGGTCGTTTCGGTCGGGCCGTCTGTCTGACCTTACACGGTTTAGGTTACGAAGTGCTCGCCGTAGATAGCGATGAAAAAAAAGTCAACCAAGCCCTCAACGATCAAATTGCCTCTCACGCGGTCCAACTCGACACCACCGAACCCAATTCCTTGGAAGAGGCGGGACTGACCGAATTCGATACCGTGATCGTGGCGATCGGGAATTACTTAGCCCAGAGTATTATCACCACCCTCAACCTCAAAGAAGCGGGGGTCAAACACGTGGTCGCCAAAGCGTCCTCGGAAACCCACATGAAATTACTCAATAAAGTCGGCGCCGATCACGTCGTCTTTCCCGAACGAGAAATGGGTTGCGCCTTAGCGCGATCGTTGACCAAACCCAGCATTCTCGATCGCTTCGAGCTCGACACCGATCACAGCATCGTCGAAGTTCTCGTTCCCGAACACTTCGACGGAAAAACCATTTCCGAACTGGAACTGCGCAAACGCTACGGTCTGACCGTCCTCGCCGTCGGATTAGAAAACAAATTTGAGATCAACCCCCCGCCGACGATGCGCCTGCATAAAGGAACGGCAATGGTGGTGATCGGCGCCAACAAAGAAATCGATCGCCTCGCCAGCTAA
- a CDS encoding GUN4 domain-containing protein: protein MPCFCPICDREYDPETVRRCLGCGWDLTPLPGSPRSPLYRAFLDKQQQQIHWAIKLWVRDRVGREYRQEYGDRASQTDPIEAIARLEAKIDRLDRVLEEARRERSQIKQQLQQLLATFDRSSFDEIKAQLSQISQYFTPKIEADEPENPYPSSEVGIDYTELLNLLAAGEWQQADEMTRSLMLTAGDRQGKGYLNCEDLEYFPSMDLGTLDWAWQAYSHGRFGLRVQRTVWQEVGGDYTVFCDRVGWRDRDNWLYYDEVDFSLEAPPGHLPIFAWQQRACYGKGEVTAAELLEAAIARFND, encoded by the coding sequence ATGCCCTGTTTTTGCCCGATTTGCGATCGCGAATACGACCCCGAAACTGTTCGGCGATGTCTCGGGTGTGGTTGGGATTTAACGCCGCTTCCAGGAAGCCCGCGCAGTCCCCTTTATCGCGCCTTTCTCGACAAGCAACAACAGCAGATTCATTGGGCGATCAAACTCTGGGTTCGCGATCGCGTTGGGCGAGAATATCGGCAAGAATATGGCGATCGCGCTTCGCAAACCGACCCAATCGAGGCGATCGCCCGTTTGGAAGCGAAAATCGATCGCCTCGATCGCGTCTTAGAAGAAGCTCGTCGAGAAAGATCGCAAATCAAACAACAATTGCAACAACTTTTAGCGACGTTCGATCGCAGTTCTTTTGACGAAATTAAAGCCCAATTAAGCCAGATTTCTCAATATTTTACTCCCAAGATTGAAGCGGACGAGCCAGAGAATCCTTATCCGAGTTCCGAGGTCGGAATCGATTATACAGAACTGTTAAACTTACTGGCGGCGGGAGAGTGGCAACAGGCGGATGAAATGACCCGATCGCTGATGCTAACGGCGGGCGATCGTCAGGGGAAAGGCTATTTGAATTGTGAAGATCTCGAATATTTCCCCAGCATGGATCTCGGGACTCTGGATTGGGCTTGGCAAGCGTACAGTCACGGGCGCTTTGGGTTGCGGGTTCAGCGAACAGTTTGGCAAGAAGTCGGCGGCGACTATACGGTATTTTGCGATCGCGTCGGTTGGCGCGATCGCGATAATTGGTTGTACTACGATGAGGTCGATTTCTCATTAGAAGCCCCTCCCGGACATTTGCCGATTTTCGCTTGGCAACAGCGCGCCTGTTATGGTAAGGGAGAAGTAACGGCGGCGGAACTTTTAGAAGCGGCGATCGCCCGTTTTAACGATTGA
- a CDS encoding AAA-like domain-containing protein — translation MVNIEQLSYQVGGSLANDAPTYIEREADRHLYNRLKRGDFCYILNARQMGKSSLLVKTRHRLEARGFKCTTVDMTRIGGENITPLQWYKGIVTELWKGFRLLGKFNLKSWWREAEDISLLQRLSYFVELLLEQFPEDRLFIFIDEIDSILSLDFPVDDFFAWIRFCCNQRAIAPEYQRLNFAIFGVATPSDLIRDRQRTPFNIGEAIALDGFSLEEAAPLARGFGVSDDKAIELLKQILFWTGGQPFLTQKLCQLTTVELSKVSLLFPQDLDRFIDDLVRQAIVENWESQDEPEHLRTIRDRCLADENRAGRLLGLYQTLLQNTPVPVDDSREQMELLLSGLAVKDSGQLRVKNPIYRHVFDLDWVAQQLNQLRPYSQTFNAWVRSGKADESRLLRGQALLDAQHWAMGKSLSNLDYQFLAASQQCDRRAVQQALEAEKLVEVEARLAQERRTAQLQRSLLATAVAALVLSLGFGATAYWQYRQARLREIDALTSSSQGLFASDRRLDALIQAMKARQAVRQLGAIAAPLQTQVSAALNQSFYGATEYNRLSQNETRVWDIAFSRDGRQIATISQDNTIRIWDNRGQLLQEIDQPGYELRSLAFSPDGQTLATATSIGEVELLNAEGRVFTRFPAHDLEISQILYSPDAQTIATASGDGLVKLWKTDGTLQHVLSGHRGPVRQIAFSQDGQRIASASNDRTVKLWNRSGKLLKTFEGFDAPVTAVTFTPDGQYAIAGGADRRVERLGIDEGDRLTLGEHEGSIYAIAVSPDGQTIASGSWDKTVKLWSLDGRFLQAFLGHQAPISGLSFSPDGQTLASASFEGAVKLWKLDSDFLQVFRAHQSEVRAIAFTPDSQQFASSSWDGFIHLWRLDGTLLRSIHAHESGIVGLAFSPDGRTLASGSWDEQIKLWDRDGNLLRSFHAHDIAVNQVAFSPDGQRLASAGNDNTVKLWKLDGTLVQTFDNYPESATAIAFSPDGQRLVTGSEDYFIRIWHVNGTLLHQFSGHRGGIWGVAFSPDGRWVASASADGTAKLWPLDGGEPISLDRHEGIVDKVVFSPDGELVATASWDRTVKLWNRQGVELKSLARHQEPVRIVQFSPDGRWLVSGGDDRNVVVWDRSRVMALDEFDRACQLVADYLQFSPEIAPRDRKICQDL, via the coding sequence ATGGTTAACATCGAACAGCTATCGTATCAAGTTGGCGGTTCACTGGCGAATGATGCACCGACTTACATCGAAAGAGAAGCCGATCGCCATCTTTACAATCGCTTGAAGCGAGGGGATTTTTGTTATATTCTCAACGCGCGACAGATGGGGAAATCGTCGCTGTTAGTCAAAACCCGCCATCGCTTAGAAGCGCGGGGGTTTAAATGCACCACCGTCGATATGACCCGCATCGGCGGTGAAAATATCACGCCCTTGCAGTGGTACAAAGGCATTGTCACCGAATTGTGGAAGGGATTTCGGCTGTTAGGTAAGTTTAATTTAAAAAGCTGGTGGCGCGAAGCCGAAGACATTTCCCTATTGCAGCGTTTGAGTTATTTTGTCGAACTTTTATTAGAACAATTCCCGGAAGATCGGTTATTCATTTTTATCGACGAAATTGACAGTATTTTATCCTTAGATTTTCCCGTCGATGATTTTTTTGCCTGGATTCGCTTTTGCTGCAACCAACGGGCGATCGCCCCGGAATACCAACGCCTCAACTTTGCCATTTTCGGCGTGGCGACCCCTTCGGACTTGATTCGCGATCGCCAACGGACCCCCTTTAATATTGGCGAGGCGATCGCCCTCGACGGCTTTAGCTTAGAAGAAGCTGCCCCCCTGGCCCGAGGATTTGGCGTCAGCGACGACAAAGCCATCGAACTTCTCAAACAAATCTTGTTCTGGACCGGGGGACAGCCCTTTCTGACACAAAAACTATGTCAGTTAACGACCGTCGAATTGTCCAAAGTCTCCCTGTTATTCCCACAAGACCTCGATCGCTTCATTGACGATTTAGTACGTCAGGCGATCGTCGAAAACTGGGAGTCCCAAGACGAACCGGAGCACTTACGCACGATCCGCGATCGCTGTTTGGCGGACGAAAACCGGGCGGGACGACTGCTGGGGCTGTACCAAACCCTGTTACAAAATACCCCCGTTCCCGTTGACGACAGCCGCGAACAAATGGAACTGTTACTCAGTGGCTTAGCGGTCAAAGACTCCGGTCAGTTGCGGGTGAAAAACCCAATCTACCGCCATGTTTTCGATCTCGATTGGGTCGCGCAACAGTTAAATCAACTGCGCCCCTACTCCCAAACCTTCAACGCCTGGGTGCGTTCGGGGAAAGCCGACGAATCGCGCTTGTTGCGGGGTCAAGCCCTCCTCGACGCCCAACACTGGGCCATGGGTAAAAGTTTGAGCAATCTCGACTATCAATTTTTAGCCGCCAGCCAACAATGCGATCGCCGGGCCGTCCAACAGGCGTTAGAAGCGGAAAAACTGGTCGAAGTCGAAGCCCGACTCGCCCAAGAACGGCGAACGGCGCAGTTGCAGCGATCGCTACTCGCCACCGCCGTCGCCGCCTTAGTCCTCTCCTTGGGATTCGGCGCGACGGCGTACTGGCAATATCGCCAAGCCCGTTTGCGTGAAATCGACGCCCTCACCTCGTCTTCCCAGGGCTTATTTGCCTCCGATCGCCGCTTGGATGCCCTCATCCAGGCGATGAAAGCACGGCAGGCGGTTCGGCAGTTAGGGGCGATCGCCGCCCCCTTACAAACCCAAGTCAGCGCCGCCTTAAACCAAAGTTTTTATGGCGCCACGGAGTACAATCGCCTCAGCCAAAACGAAACCCGGGTGTGGGATATCGCCTTCAGTCGCGACGGACGACAAATTGCCACGATCAGTCAGGACAATACGATCCGAATTTGGGATAACCGAGGCCAACTGTTGCAAGAGATCGACCAACCCGGTTACGAATTGCGATCGCTCGCCTTCAGTCCCGACGGTCAAACCTTAGCCACCGCCACCAGCATCGGCGAAGTTGAATTGTTAAATGCCGAGGGTCGAGTTTTCACTCGTTTTCCCGCCCACGATCTCGAAATTTCGCAAATTCTCTACAGTCCTGACGCCCAAACGATCGCCACCGCCAGTGGCGACGGACTGGTCAAATTATGGAAAACCGACGGAACTTTACAGCACGTTCTCTCCGGTCATCGCGGCCCCGTCCGGCAAATTGCCTTCAGTCAAGACGGACAGAGGATCGCCTCGGCGAGTAACGATCGCACGGTCAAACTCTGGAATCGGTCGGGGAAACTGCTCAAAACCTTTGAAGGCTTTGATGCCCCAGTCACTGCCGTTACGTTTACTCCAGACGGCCAATATGCGATCGCCGGAGGGGCCGATCGCCGGGTGGAACGCTTGGGGATCGACGAGGGCGATCGCCTTACCCTCGGCGAACATGAAGGAAGCATTTACGCGATCGCCGTCAGTCCCGACGGACAAACCATCGCTTCCGGAAGTTGGGATAAAACCGTCAAACTCTGGTCTCTCGACGGTCGCTTCTTACAAGCTTTTCTCGGACATCAAGCTCCAATTAGCGGCTTGTCCTTCAGTCCGGACGGACAAACCCTCGCTTCTGCAAGTTTTGAGGGCGCAGTCAAGTTGTGGAAGCTTGACAGCGATTTTTTGCAAGTTTTCCGCGCCCACCAAAGCGAAGTGCGCGCGATCGCCTTTACCCCAGACAGTCAACAGTTCGCATCGAGTAGTTGGGACGGATTTATCCATCTCTGGCGACTCGACGGTACCCTGTTACGCAGCATCCACGCCCATGAGAGTGGGATTGTCGGCTTGGCGTTCAGTCCCGACGGGCGCACCCTCGCCTCGGGGAGTTGGGACGAACAGATTAAATTATGGGATCGCGACGGCAACCTGCTGCGATCCTTTCACGCCCATGATATAGCGGTGAATCAAGTTGCGTTCAGCCCCGACGGACAACGTTTAGCGTCTGCAGGTAATGACAACACCGTCAAACTCTGGAAACTCGATGGAACCTTAGTACAGACCTTTGACAACTATCCCGAATCGGCGACGGCGATCGCCTTCAGTCCCGACGGACAACGCCTCGTCACCGGGAGTGAAGATTACTTCATCCGCATCTGGCACGTCAACGGCACCCTCTTACACCAGTTTTCCGGGCATCGGGGAGGCATTTGGGGGGTCGCCTTCAGCCCGGACGGTCGCTGGGTGGCGTCGGCGAGTGCGGACGGAACGGCGAAACTGTGGCCCTTGGACGGTGGCGAACCGATTTCCCTCGACCGTCACGAGGGTATTGTCGATAAAGTCGTCTTCAGTCCCGATGGGGAGTTGGTCGCTACTGCCAGTTGGGACCGCACGGTCAAACTCTGGAACCGCCAAGGGGTAGAACTCAAAAGCCTCGCCCGCCACCAAGAACCCGTGCGGATCGTCCAGTTCAGTCCGGACGGTCGCTGGTTGGTTTCGGGAGGGGACGATCGCAACGTCGTTGTCTGGGATCGATCGCGGGTGATGGCCCTCGACGAATTCGATCGCGCCTGTCAACTGGTCGCCGATTATTTACAATTCAGCCCGGAAATTGCCCCGCGCGATCGCAAGATCTGTCAAGATCTGTAA
- a CDS encoding energy-coupling factor ABC transporter ATP-binding protein: MPIEFDRVTYTYPCAQKPAVQELSLRIPPGRRCGLIGRNGCGKSTLLRLADGLFRPDRGKLYWQGKPLDYSRKSLRTLRQQVGLVFQDPEHQLVATTVEEDISYGLCNLGLPESEIADRVQRTLEDFDLLELANTPINHLSLGQKKRVAIADVMVLQPQLLLMDEPTAYLDPAQTRTLFSQLERIHAAGTTALIATHDLDFIYAWADWLMVMDCGRIVLEGPAEQVFDRHEELSALGLGLPLAVDLLIILEDNNVSVKTVRSQILKRLRCGGYRSFNEENSLRSV, encoded by the coding sequence ATGCCGATTGAGTTCGATCGCGTCACTTACACCTATCCTTGCGCGCAGAAACCCGCCGTACAGGAACTCTCGTTACGCATTCCTCCCGGTCGTCGCTGCGGTCTCATCGGTCGCAATGGCTGCGGTAAAAGTACGCTGTTGCGCTTGGCAGACGGTCTGTTTCGTCCCGATCGCGGTAAGTTGTACTGGCAGGGAAAACCCCTAGATTACAGCCGTAAGTCCCTGCGGACGCTGCGCCAGCAGGTGGGTTTGGTGTTCCAAGACCCGGAACATCAGCTCGTGGCGACGACGGTGGAAGAGGATATTTCCTACGGTCTGTGTAATCTGGGATTACCTGAATCGGAGATTGCCGATCGCGTGCAGCGCACTTTAGAGGATTTCGATTTGTTGGAGTTGGCGAATACGCCGATTAACCATCTGAGTTTGGGACAGAAAAAGCGGGTGGCGATCGCCGATGTAATGGTTTTGCAACCCCAACTTCTCCTGATGGACGAACCCACGGCTTATCTCGATCCGGCGCAAACTCGCACGCTGTTTAGCCAACTCGAACGCATTCACGCTGCTGGAACGACGGCTTTAATCGCCACTCACGACCTCGATTTTATCTATGCTTGGGCGGATTGGCTGATGGTGATGGACTGCGGACGCATCGTTCTCGAAGGACCGGCGGAACAGGTGTTCGATCGACACGAAGAACTGAGCGCCCTAGGGCTTGGCTTACCGTTGGCTGTGGATTTACTAATAATATTGGAAGACAACAATGTTTCCGTGAAAACGGTACGTTCTCAGATCCTGAAGCGCTTGAGATGTGGAGGGTATCGATCCTTCAACGAAGAGAATTCTCTGAGATCCGTCTAG
- a CDS encoding MAPEG family protein, with the protein MSAWPSLVTIASLILYLSVIINVGRARVKYKIPAPQTSGDPDFERVFRVQQNTLEQLVLFLPALWLFCEFINPIWGSGLGSLWIVGRIVYAWGYYKAPEKRSIGFAIGSLTSLILILGALIGVVIRLLATGAIE; encoded by the coding sequence ATGTCAGCATGGCCGAGTTTGGTGACGATCGCCAGTTTAATTCTCTACCTGAGTGTGATTATTAATGTGGGTAGAGCGCGAGTTAAATATAAGATTCCCGCCCCTCAAACCTCTGGAGATCCGGATTTCGAGCGGGTTTTTCGGGTCCAACAAAATACTTTAGAACAGCTCGTTTTATTTCTCCCTGCATTATGGTTATTTTGTGAATTTATTAATCCCATTTGGGGCAGTGGTTTGGGATCTTTGTGGATTGTCGGCAGGATCGTTTATGCCTGGGGCTATTACAAGGCACCGGAAAAGCGATCGATCGGGTTTGCGATCGGTTCTCTCACCAGTTTGATCTTGATTCTCGGCGCCTTAATTGGGGTCGTGATTCGACTGCTGGCCACGGGGGCGATCGAATAA